The following proteins are encoded in a genomic region of Arcobacter cloacae:
- a CDS encoding response regulator codes for MKKIIFYLFVIPIFLLADFKQKLTLEEKNWLENKEIIIVGAMDNWAPINFINHNKEPLGIGFSLVELLNKKLDNKLKIESSSWNNIYEKAKNSKIDLILDITPKKEREEFFFFSKPYLQIPHVIVSKSEQKPFKSLEDLKGKTVALEEGVGTISDLKNNYPQIDIKTFENTTLALDAVSRGLADAYIGNRAVVTYKLSTELLNNLKIDSVDTTRVPSLLTIGVPKNYPILYSIIQKAMDELTPQEFNQIYKKWSSEDWIELKLTNQEKEWLQNNPIIKFAADPNYMPYESFDSNGNYVGFISTYLTSIEETLGIKFDIIKTDSWQETLEYAKDNKIDMFTNYMEAKEFESTHITKALDIKSPIVVVGKKDKNEEFIISVEQLKDKKIVVIKDYFYLNEIYKQFPNFNYIEVDNASIALDGVSSGLYDVALCSLPVAIYNISQFGLSNLEIVGKTDTFMQLGFSIRKDYEIFSRIIEKVLVQYKNEDFNKIIKDWQKVTKDSTLDWNFILKILFLIILTIIFLLLWNYQLKRKVAKKTYELSKLLKFFDENVIASKTDLQGNITYVSEAFCNISGYKKEFLLGKNHRINKHKDNPKYIFEQMWSEITQGKLWRGRIKNRRKDGSYYWVDSLIEQEKDFNGKVIGYVSIRHDVTAQVELEDLSKNLENIVKERTNELYELHRKQKAIFDTVNIGILLLKDRKILELNNQICLNFGYEYDELLNQSTRIFYEKEDDFNYVLKEYELLKDGEIATWEQLFVRKNLSTFWARVSMQAIDFKDFSKGIVAIINDISLEKKAIEDIKKAKLLAEESTKSKSEFLANMSHEIRTPMNAIIGMSYLVLQTSLNEQQKNYIQKIDMASKNLLGIINDILDFSKIEAGKMNFERIDFSLNDVLSNISNLFMFQIEEKGLELLFDIDINVPISLKGDLFRINQVLTNFLSNAIKFTSKGEIILSINLIEKNKNSAKIRFEVKDTGIGLSKEQKLKLFNSFSQADSSTTRKYGGSGLGLAICKQIVELMHGEIGVKSELGVGSNFYFELELQLQDEQQKIMEINKEIKDLKILIVDDNASSREILENIIKSLEFEVKSLCCGKESIIELKEAYLKGKPYDLVLMDWMMPQMDGLDTIAKINQDKQIEKIPTFIMVTAYNKDELIQKAKDTNIVGFLEKPISPSSLYDSILKAFGNNIIINAHENMKIDNFKEIKNSLTGNKALLVEDNLQNQEIAIAFLDNLGIKTVVSNNGKEALEALEKDDFNVILMDCQMPIMDGYEASKQIRKIDKFKDLPIIAMTANAMQGDKQKCIDAGMNDYMSKPLDFNRFYETLISYVKSNNIEEVNKNKDVLKSVLDFEIEGLDLELALSRMASNTELLKNQLNRFVKSQKNFQQKIDVLVNSNQLEELIREIHTLKSLCGNIAATKLFDEANNLEEYLIYNGIDDNVLKLIKELSLNLKNLVSNIAKQMNISIITDEDFLVSNLLKNDEKIKKLFQELEILLKELDSSAIDKINQIKTLLGKNSLEEIEILENYINSFDFDKAIEFLRNIK; via the coding sequence TTGAAAAAAATTATATTTTACTTGTTTGTGATACCTATTTTTTTACTTGCAGATTTTAAACAAAAATTAACCCTAGAAGAAAAAAATTGGCTTGAGAATAAAGAAATTATTATAGTTGGAGCGATGGATAATTGGGCTCCTATAAACTTTATTAATCATAATAAAGAACCTTTAGGAATAGGCTTTTCTTTAGTAGAATTGTTAAATAAAAAACTTGATAATAAATTAAAAATAGAATCTTCAAGTTGGAATAATATTTATGAAAAAGCAAAAAATTCTAAGATAGATTTAATTTTAGATATAACTCCTAAAAAAGAGAGAGAAGAATTTTTCTTTTTTTCAAAACCTTATTTACAAATTCCCCATGTTATAGTTTCAAAAAGTGAGCAAAAACCTTTTAAATCTTTAGAAGATTTAAAAGGTAAAACAGTTGCTTTAGAAGAGGGTGTTGGAACGATTAGTGATTTAAAAAATAACTATCCTCAAATAGATATAAAAACTTTTGAAAATACTACTTTAGCATTAGATGCAGTTTCAAGAGGTTTAGCAGATGCTTATATTGGAAACAGAGCAGTTGTAACTTATAAGTTATCAACTGAATTATTGAATAATCTAAAAATAGATTCAGTTGATACCACAAGAGTACCTTCTTTGCTAACAATAGGTGTACCAAAAAATTATCCAATTTTATATTCTATTATTCAAAAAGCTATGGATGAACTTACTCCTCAAGAGTTTAATCAAATATACAAAAAGTGGTCAAGTGAAGACTGGATAGAGTTAAAATTAACAAATCAAGAAAAAGAGTGGCTTCAAAATAATCCTATTATAAAATTTGCTGCAGATCCAAACTATATGCCTTATGAATCTTTTGATTCAAATGGTAATTATGTGGGGTTTATTTCAACTTATTTAACTTCAATAGAAGAGACACTAGGAATTAAGTTTGACATTATCAAAACAGACTCTTGGCAAGAGACTTTAGAGTATGCAAAAGATAACAAAATAGATATGTTTACAAATTATATGGAAGCAAAAGAGTTTGAATCAACTCACATAACAAAAGCCTTAGATATAAAAAGTCCAATTGTTGTAGTTGGAAAAAAAGATAAAAATGAAGAATTTATCATTTCAGTTGAACAGTTAAAAGATAAAAAAATAGTGGTAATAAAAGATTATTTTTATTTAAATGAGATATATAAACAATTTCCAAATTTTAATTATATTGAAGTTGATAATGCTTCGATAGCTTTAGATGGTGTCTCTTCAGGGCTTTATGATGTTGCCCTTTGTTCTTTACCTGTTGCTATTTATAATATTTCTCAATTTGGATTATCAAATTTAGAAATAGTTGGAAAAACTGATACTTTTATGCAGTTAGGTTTTTCAATTAGAAAAGATTATGAAATTTTTTCACGAATCATAGAAAAAGTTTTAGTTCAATATAAAAATGAAGATTTTAATAAAATTATAAAAGATTGGCAAAAAGTAACTAAAGATTCTACTTTGGATTGGAATTTTATTCTTAAAATTTTGTTTTTGATTATTTTAACAATAATTTTTTTATTATTGTGGAATTATCAACTTAAAAGAAAAGTTGCAAAAAAGACCTATGAACTTTCTAAATTATTAAAATTTTTTGATGAAAATGTAATAGCTTCAAAAACAGATTTACAAGGAAATATTACTTATGTAAGTGAGGCATTTTGTAATATAAGTGGATACAAAAAAGAGTTTTTACTAGGTAAAAATCATAGAATAAATAAACATAAGGATAATCCAAAATATATTTTTGAGCAAATGTGGTCTGAAATAACTCAAGGAAAACTTTGGAGAGGAAGAATAAAAAATAGAAGAAAAGATGGAAGTTATTATTGGGTTGATAGTTTAATTGAACAAGAAAAAGATTTTAATGGAAAAGTTATAGGTTATGTATCAATAAGACATGATGTAACAGCTCAAGTTGAACTTGAAGATTTAAGTAAAAATCTTGAAAATATTGTAAAAGAAAGAACAAATGAACTCTATGAACTTCACAGAAAACAAAAAGCTATTTTTGATACTGTAAATATTGGAATTCTTTTATTAAAAGATAGAAAGATTTTAGAATTAAATAATCAAATTTGTTTAAATTTTGGTTATGAATACGATGAACTTTTAAATCAATCTACAAGAATTTTTTATGAAAAAGAAGATGATTTTAACTATGTTTTAAAAGAGTATGAATTATTAAAAGATGGTGAAATTGCAACTTGGGAACAACTTTTTGTAAGAAAAAATTTATCAACTTTTTGGGCTAGAGTAAGTATGCAAGCTATTGATTTTAAAGATTTTTCAAAAGGAATAGTTGCAATTATAAATGATATTTCTTTAGAAAAAAAAGCTATTGAAGATATAAAAAAAGCAAAACTTTTAGCAGAAGAATCGACAAAATCAAAAAGTGAATTTTTGGCAAATATGAGTCATGAAATAAGAACTCCAATGAATGCAATAATTGGTATGTCATATCTTGTATTACAAACTTCTTTAAATGAACAGCAAAAAAATTATATTCAAAAAATTGATATGGCTTCTAAAAATCTTTTAGGAATTATAAATGATATTTTAGATTTCTCAAAAATTGAAGCTGGAAAGATGAATTTTGAAAGGATAGATTTTTCTTTAAATGATGTTTTATCAAATATTTCAAATCTTTTTATGTTTCAAATAGAAGAAAAAGGTTTAGAATTACTTTTTGATATAGATATAAATGTTCCTATTTCATTAAAGGGTGATTTATTTAGAATAAATCAAGTTTTAACAAACTTTTTGAGCAATGCTATAAAATTTACTTCAAAAGGTGAAATTATTTTATCTATTAATCTAATTGAAAAAAATAAAAATAGTGCGAAAATAAGATTTGAGGTAAAAGATACAGGAATTGGCTTATCTAAAGAACAAAAATTAAAACTTTTTAATTCTTTTTCACAAGCGGATAGTTCTACAACTAGGAAATATGGTGGTTCAGGTTTAGGTTTGGCTATTTGTAAACAAATTGTTGAATTAATGCATGGAGAAATAGGTGTAAAAAGTGAATTAGGAGTAGGGAGTAATTTTTATTTTGAATTAGAATTACAGCTACAAGATGAACAACAAAAAATAATGGAAATAAATAAAGAGATAAAAGATTTAAAAATATTAATAGTTGATGATAATGCTTCTTCAAGAGAGATTTTAGAAAATATAATAAAATCCTTAGAGTTTGAAGTAAAATCTTTATGTTGTGGAAAAGAGTCAATTATTGAGTTAAAAGAAGCATATTTAAAAGGTAAACCTTATGATTTAGTTTTAATGGATTGGATGATGCCTCAAATGGATGGACTTGATACAATAGCTAAAATAAATCAAGATAAGCAAATAGAAAAAATTCCTACTTTTATAATGGTTACGGCTTATAATAAAGATGAATTAATTCAAAAAGCAAAAGACACAAATATTGTTGGATTTTTGGAAAAACCAATAAGTCCTTCATCTTTATATGATTCTATATTAAAAGCTTTTGGAAACAATATAATAATCAATGCCCACGAAAATATGAAAATTGATAATTTCAAAGAGATAAAAAATTCATTGACTGGAAATAAAGCACTTTTAGTTGAAGATAATCTTCAAAATCAAGAAATAGCAATAGCATTTTTAGATAATTTAGGTATAAAAACTGTAGTTAGTAACAATGGAAAAGAGGCTTTAGAAGCACTTGAAAAAGATGATTTTAATGTTATTTTAATGGATTGCCAAATGCCTATAATGGATGGATATGAAGCAAGTAAACAAATAAGAAAGATTGATAAATTTAAAGATTTGCCAATTATTGCAATGACAGCAAATGCAATGCAAGGTGACAAACAAAAATGTATTGATGCGGGAATGAATGATTATATGTCTAAGCCTTTAGATTTTAATAGATTTTATGAAACTCTAATAAGTTATGTAAAATCAAATAATATAGAAGAGGTAAATAAAAATAAAGATGTTTTAAAATCTGTATTAGATTTTGAAATAGAGGGTTTAGATTTAGAACTTGCCTTAAGTAGAATGGCTTCAAATACAGAATTATTGAAAAATCAATTAAATAGGTTTGTAAAATCTCAAAAGAATTTTCAGCAAAAAATTGATGTTTTAGTCAATTCAAATCAACTAGAAGAGCTAATCAGAGAGATTCATACTTTAAAAAGTTTATGTGGAAATATAGCTGCTACAAAGTTATTTGATGAAGCAAACAACTTAGAAGAGTATTTAATTTATAATGGAATTGATGATAATGTTTTGAAACTTATAAAAGAACTCTCTTTAAATTTAAAAAATTTGGTTTCAAATATAGCTAAACAAATGAATATTTCCATAATAACAGATGAAGATTTCTTAGTTTCAAATCTTTTGAAAAATGATGAAAAGATTAAAAAATTATTTCAAGAGTTAGAAATTTTATTAAAAGAGTTGGATTCTTCTGCAATTGATAAAATAAATCAGATAAAAACTTTATTAGGAAAAAATAGTTTAGAAGAGATTGAAATTTTAGAAAATTATATAAATAGTTTTGATTTTGACAAAGCAATCGAATTTTTAAGAAATATAAAATAA
- a CDS encoding HD-GYP domain-containing protein, producing the protein MQQNELTKKVILVIDDTPDNLFLVTNLLKDLYTIKVANNGEKALKFLDETPVTPDLILLDIMMPVLNGYDVLKKIKENQKLQNIPVVFLTAKSSVEDEKLGFDLGANDYITKPISPPILLSRVKTQLENKAISDFLRDKNEFLEKEIEKRTKDIIAIQNVTIFAMASLAETRDNETGNHIKRTSNYVKILAKKLQNHPKFRAYLTDEMIDTLYKSAPLHDIGKIGIPDHILLKPAKLTPEEFEIMKTHTTLGKEAIEHAEKELGYEVDFLKTAKEIAYSHQEKYDGSGYPLGLKGDEIPISARLMCIADVYDALRSKRIYKDSFDLQTTLKIMKEGKGTHFDPDMVDAFLEIHNEFEVIASNYID; encoded by the coding sequence ATGCAACAAAATGAACTTACTAAAAAGGTTATTTTAGTAATAGATGACACACCAGACAATCTTTTTTTGGTCACTAATTTACTAAAAGATTTATATACAATAAAAGTAGCAAATAATGGAGAAAAAGCTCTAAAATTTTTAGATGAAACTCCTGTAACTCCTGATTTAATTCTTCTTGATATTATGATGCCTGTTTTAAATGGTTATGATGTTTTAAAAAAAATCAAAGAAAATCAAAAATTACAAAATATCCCTGTTGTTTTTTTGACTGCAAAAAGTTCCGTAGAAGATGAAAAATTAGGTTTTGATTTGGGAGCAAATGATTATATTACTAAACCTATTTCTCCTCCTATTTTATTATCAAGAGTAAAAACACAATTGGAGAATAAGGCAATTTCTGATTTTCTAAGAGATAAAAATGAATTTTTAGAAAAAGAGATAGAAAAAAGAACAAAAGATATAATTGCAATTCAAAATGTAACTATTTTTGCAATGGCATCATTAGCAGAAACAAGAGATAATGAAACGGGTAATCACATCAAAAGAACAAGTAATTATGTGAAAATCTTAGCTAAAAAATTACAAAATCATCCAAAATTTAGAGCTTATCTTACTGATGAAATGATAGATACTTTATATAAATCAGCACCTTTACATGATATAGGAAAAATTGGAATACCTGATCATATTTTATTAAAACCTGCAAAACTGACTCCTGAAGAGTTTGAGATTATGAAGACTCATACAACTTTAGGAAAAGAAGCTATTGAACACGCTGAAAAAGAGTTAGGTTATGAAGTTGATTTTTTAAAAACAGCAAAAGAGATAGCCTATTCTCATCAAGAAAAATATGATGGTTCAGGGTATCCTTTAGGATTAAAAGGTGATGAGATACCAATAAGTGCTAGATTAATGTGCATTGCAGATGTTTATGATGCCTTAAGAAGTAAAAGAATTTATAAGGATAGTTTTGATTTACAAACAACTTTAAAAATTATGAAAGAGGGTAAAGGTACTCATTTTGATCCAGATATGGTAGATGCATTTTTAGAAATTCACAATGAGTTTGAGGTTATTGCTAGTAATTATATAGATTAA
- a CDS encoding ankyrin repeat domain-containing protein translates to MQTKTNELNRYEEFEQIAFNCARYGKTEDLRVMLNTGMSVDLCDNKGNTLLMLAAYNGNFETTKLLIDYGANIDKKNFKGQTPLGGVCFKGDKKIAELLVKKGANIYENNGFKTTPLMFAAIFGNYEIVKFFSEIENNSKITLYLYLSKFFNFFKRLFK, encoded by the coding sequence GTGCAAACTAAAACAAATGAATTAAATAGATATGAAGAGTTTGAACAAATAGCATTTAATTGTGCAAGATATGGAAAAACAGAAGATTTAAGAGTCATGCTAAATACGGGTATGAGTGTTGATTTGTGTGATAATAAAGGAAATACTCTTTTGATGTTAGCTGCATATAATGGTAATTTTGAAACAACTAAACTTTTGATTGATTATGGTGCAAATATCGATAAAAAAAATTTTAAAGGACAAACTCCTTTGGGTGGAGTTTGTTTTAAAGGAGATAAAAAAATTGCTGAACTTTTGGTAAAAAAAGGTGCAAATATATATGAAAACAATGGATTTAAAACTACTCCTTTGATGTTTGCAGCTATTTTTGGAAATTATGAAATAGTTAAATTTTTTAGTGAAATAGAAAATAATTCAAAAATTACTCTTTATTTGTATCTATCGAAGTTTTTTAATTTTTTTAAAAGATTATTTAAATAA
- a CDS encoding MlaD family protein — protein sequence MSKELIKEEELKETVVYQPKIENKKSVSFVWVLPLIVLGVLAWIAYESYTKKGTNITVVFKSAEGLKENVTPLEYKGLQLGKVTKISMHEDLKSVKVNILVNSDVARYVANEGSEFWIKKPTVSLTKISGLSTLISGHKIELSPKFRSQDEYNQGRYKDYFEGLDTQPNDDLDSDGYYISLIANDKDNVEIGTPIFYNKYQIGEIVSKEFRYEKVFLSAYIYDKFNYLVNKSSKFVMNDALKVNYGASGLNIEFGSLYSALVGGITVLTSNKDDAKIEKDEVFQIYAKKDDLKKKEYFFINFKDVNGIEQNTPIIFKGVEIGKIIEVALNKDVLNTKAYVYEEYKYLLTNRTKFFVEVPTISFDGVKNLGNIIKGNFVSLEYKKGEFSNNFMAINKKDLTKNSNNIKIELLSENLNSISDKSKVYYKNIEIGRVDEYVLTPDFKNVKITILIDEKYKDLVNDHNLFYDMSSKLVELKNLNLNINFSGIEPLLNGAIALVGEKRENSKLTKKEFKLYSSFKDVEKLKRVYNTGFIVEANFNNNFEIKPDMAIVYKNQEIGFVKDIKFDDKNSKVNLFIYNEFKKYITNKSKFYKKGVVNLKASLSGVLFEVDNFTSLIEGSIHLDNSLSTPSSQHEIFANEDEMKNSVNSITIVFDDVEGVQENFSQLTYKGVNVGKVTNVRLNEKQKVEVKALIYDDFASFAKEGTVYYLKKPKISLQEVSNVGSTIMAVNIGVIKSESTNYQTRFQGVENQPSLDKSHFGTVFKIEDATASSVNVDAPVYYKNVQIGKVSKIDLSDDGSKVIVDCLIYDKYVKLIRKNSEFYDISGFEMKFSIFSGSKIESNTFTSLLKGGLVVVTPYEYEQIANPNDRFTLNKTLREDWKSISPSIK from the coding sequence ATGAGTAAAGAGTTAATAAAAGAAGAAGAATTAAAAGAAACAGTAGTGTATCAGCCAAAAATAGAGAATAAAAAATCAGTATCTTTTGTATGGGTACTGCCTTTGATAGTATTAGGAGTTTTAGCTTGGATTGCTTATGAATCTTATACTAAAAAAGGTACTAATATTACTGTTGTTTTTAAAAGTGCAGAAGGTTTAAAAGAGAATGTTACACCTTTAGAATATAAAGGTTTACAACTTGGAAAAGTTACAAAAATATCTATGCATGAAGATTTAAAAAGTGTAAAAGTAAATATTTTAGTAAATAGTGATGTTGCAAGGTATGTGGCAAATGAGGGCTCTGAATTTTGGATAAAAAAACCAACTGTCTCACTAACAAAAATATCAGGACTTAGCACTTTAATAAGTGGTCATAAAATAGAGTTATCTCCAAAGTTTAGAAGTCAAGATGAGTATAATCAAGGAAGATATAAAGACTATTTTGAAGGTTTAGATACTCAACCAAATGATGATTTAGATAGTGATGGTTATTATATTTCATTAATTGCAAATGATAAGGATAATGTAGAAATAGGAACACCAATATTTTATAATAAATACCAAATAGGAGAAATTGTATCAAAAGAGTTTAGATATGAAAAAGTATTTTTAAGTGCCTATATTTATGATAAATTTAACTATTTAGTAAATAAAAGTTCAAAATTTGTAATGAATGATGCTTTAAAAGTAAATTATGGAGCTAGTGGATTAAATATTGAATTTGGGTCTTTATATTCAGCTTTAGTTGGAGGAATTACTGTTTTAACCTCAAATAAAGATGATGCAAAAATAGAAAAAGATGAGGTTTTTCAAATTTATGCAAAAAAAGATGATTTAAAGAAAAAAGAGTATTTTTTCATAAATTTTAAAGATGTAAACGGAATTGAGCAAAATACTCCTATTATTTTTAAAGGTGTAGAAATAGGAAAAATAATAGAAGTGGCTTTAAATAAAGATGTTTTAAATACAAAAGCCTATGTGTACGAAGAGTATAAGTATTTACTTACAAATAGAACAAAATTTTTTGTTGAAGTTCCTACTATCTCTTTTGATGGAGTTAAAAATTTAGGAAACATAATAAAAGGTAATTTTGTCTCTTTAGAGTATAAAAAAGGTGAATTTTCAAATAACTTTATGGCTATTAATAAAAAAGATTTGACTAAAAATAGTAATAACATAAAAATTGAATTATTAAGTGAAAACTTAAATTCAATTAGTGATAAATCAAAGGTTTATTATAAAAATATAGAGATAGGAAGAGTTGATGAATATGTTTTAACACCTGATTTTAAAAATGTAAAAATTACTATTTTAATAGATGAAAAGTATAAAGATTTGGTAAATGACCATAATCTTTTTTATGATATGAGTTCAAAATTGGTTGAATTAAAGAATTTAAATTTAAATATCAATTTTAGTGGAATAGAACCTTTATTAAATGGAGCAATAGCTTTAGTTGGGGAAAAAAGAGAAAATAGTAAATTAACAAAAAAAGAGTTTAAACTATATAGTTCATTTAAAGATGTGGAAAAATTAAAAAGAGTTTATAACACAGGTTTTATAGTTGAAGCAAATTTCAACAATAATTTTGAAATAAAACCTGATATGGCAATTGTATATAAAAATCAAGAGATAGGTTTTGTAAAAGATATAAAATTTGATGATAAAAACTCAAAAGTAAACTTATTTATTTACAATGAATTTAAAAAATATATCACAAATAAAAGTAAATTTTATAAAAAAGGTGTTGTAAATTTAAAAGCTAGTTTAAGTGGAGTTTTGTTTGAAGTGGATAATTTTACTTCATTAATTGAAGGCTCTATTCATCTTGATAACTCTTTATCTACACCTTCATCTCAACATGAAATTTTTGCCAATGAAGATGAAATGAAAAACTCTGTAAATAGTATAACTATTGTTTTTGATGATGTGGAAGGTGTTCAAGAAAACTTTTCACAGCTTACATATAAAGGTGTAAATGTAGGAAAAGTTACAAATGTTAGATTAAATGAAAAACAAAAAGTTGAAGTAAAAGCTTTAATTTATGACGACTTTGCTTCTTTTGCAAAAGAGGGAACAGTTTATTATCTAAAAAAACCAAAGATCTCTTTACAAGAAGTATCAAATGTAGGTTCTACTATTATGGCTGTAAATATTGGAGTTATAAAAAGTGAAAGTACAAACTATCAAACAAGATTTCAAGGGGTAGAAAATCAACCATCTCTTGATAAATCACATTTTGGGACAGTATTTAAAATAGAAGATGCAACTGCTTCAAGTGTGAATGTTGATGCTCCTGTTTATTATAAAAATGTTCAAATAGGAAAAGTAAGTAAAATAGATTTAAGTGATGATGGTTCTAAAGTTATTGTTGATTGTTTGATTTATGATAAATATGTGAAATTGATACGAAAAAATTCAGAATTTTATGATATTAGTGGTTTTGAGATGAAATTCTCTATTTTTAGTGGTTCAAAAATAGAATCAAATACTTTTACAAGTTTGTTAAAAGGTGGATTAGTTGTGGTTACTCCTTATGAATATGAGCAAATTGCAAATCCAAATGATAGGTTTACACTAAATAAAACATTAAGAGAAGATTGGAAAAGTATAAGTCCTAGTATTAAGTAG
- a CDS encoding paraquat-inducible protein A, which produces MVLISCKNCHKVYEKENYEDFVCTRCKHKVTRRVKDSLQISLALVLCAILLYIPAMIYPMMEVTKLGVNIESTIIEGVISFLDMESYFIALVIFIASVAIPIIKLIGLLFIFITLKINVKMENKRKITIYKFIEAIGKWSMIDIYVVAILASIVQLDELFNIKGGIAATSFALMVILTIIAANRFDTRIIWDE; this is translated from the coding sequence ATGGTTTTAATCTCTTGTAAAAATTGTCATAAAGTTTATGAGAAAGAGAATTATGAAGATTTTGTATGTACAAGATGCAAACATAAAGTAACAAGAAGAGTAAAAGACTCTTTACAAATATCCCTAGCTTTAGTACTTTGTGCAATTTTACTTTATATTCCAGCTATGATTTATCCAATGATGGAAGTTACAAAACTTGGAGTGAATATAGAAAGTACAATAATAGAAGGTGTTATTAGCTTTTTAGATATGGAGAGTTATTTTATAGCTTTAGTTATTTTTATTGCAAGTGTTGCTATTCCAATTATAAAATTAATAGGATTACTTTTTATATTTATTACTTTAAAAATTAATGTAAAAATGGAAAATAAAAGAAAAATTACTATTTATAAATTTATAGAAGCCATTGGAAAATGGTCTATGATAGATATTTATGTTGTTGCTATATTAGCTTCAATTGTACAACTTGATGAACTTTTTAATATAAAAGGAGGAATTGCTGCAACTTCTTTTGCTTTGATGGTAATATTAACAATAATAGCAGCTAATAGATTTGATACAAGGATTATTTGGGATGAGTAA
- a CDS encoding paraquat-inducible protein A, whose translation MHKNLNFIVECYSCGLFVKKDLKSKLTQRCPRCNSKLQVHKRHSKDSLYYAISAILLFGILNIYPIISLNINDTQLKATLIGTVLILLEQNFFLVAFLVFFTIILAPIFNSLVIIFAFIQAKTKIKLFTKTLLHDSFYFFKHWGFVEVFIVSIIVTYIKLIGMVSSTKFDIGFYVMLAYVFCFYMSNRKFEGKSVFGE comes from the coding sequence ATGCATAAAAATCTCAATTTTATAGTTGAATGTTATAGCTGTGGGTTATTTGTAAAAAAAGATTTAAAATCAAAACTTACACAAAGATGTCCACGATGTAATAGTAAATTACAAGTACATAAAAGACACTCAAAAGACTCTTTGTATTATGCAATTTCTGCTATTTTATTGTTTGGAATTTTAAATATTTATCCAATTATCTCACTAAATATAAATGACACTCAATTAAAAGCTACACTTATTGGAACTGTTTTGATTCTTTTAGAACAAAACTTTTTTTTGGTTGCATTTTTAGTCTTTTTTACTATTATTTTAGCTCCTATTTTTAACTCTTTGGTGATAATTTTTGCTTTTATTCAAGCAAAAACAAAAATAAAACTTTTTACGAAAACTCTACTTCATGATAGTTTTTACTTTTTTAAACATTGGGGATTTGTGGAAGTTTTTATAGTAAGTATTATTGTAACTTATATAAAACTAATAGGAATGGTTAGTTCTACTAAATTTGATATTGGATTTTATGTGATGTTAGCTTATGTTTTTTGTTTTTATATGTCAAATAGAAAGTTTGAGGGTAAAAGTGTATTTGGAGAATAG
- a CDS encoding globin, with the protein MQFTITQGLVGTRPPVVKPSPEVLKFLGEEGMRKLVSDHYDLLRESNIKGLFPPTDEGFALAKQHSADFFIQICGGPDYFNQNRGAPMMAARHQPFRITPEARRIWLESYMMVLKPLDMPDDLKQSFWNYLDIFSIWMMNTQE; encoded by the coding sequence ATGCAATTTACTATAACTCAAGGATTAGTAGGAACAAGACCTCCTGTTGTAAAACCAAGCCCAGAAGTTTTAAAATTCTTAGGTGAAGAAGGAATGAGAAAATTAGTTTCAGACCACTATGATTTATTAAGAGAAAGTAACATAAAAGGATTATTTCCACCAACAGATGAAGGATTTGCTCTAGCAAAACAACACTCAGCTGATTTTTTTATTCAAATTTGTGGAGGACCTGATTATTTTAATCAAAACAGAGGAGCTCCAATGATGGCAGCACGTCATCAACCATTTAGAATAACTCCTGAAGCTAGAAGAATTTGGCTTGAATCTTATATGATGGTTTTAAAACCTTTAGATATGCCTGATGATTTAAAACAATCTTTTTGGAACTATCTTGATATCTTCTCAATTTGGATGATGAATACTCAAGAATAG